The sequence ctttgctCCTTTGCCGTACCTAACCTTACTAAGAGATTCaccttcctttcgtctctcttcTCGACAAATCctgcttcccccttcttccccaaccttccccacccccttcccctcctcccctcctttgccGTACCTAGCCTTACTGAGATATACcatttcccttcgtctctcttctCGACAAATCctgcttcccccttcttccccaaccttccccactcttccccacccctcccttcctcccctcctttgccGTACCTAACCTTACTAAGAGAtaccccttcccttcgtctctcttctCGGCCAATCCTGTTTGTCCCTTCTTCCCCactcttccccaccccttcccctcctcccctcctccccttcttcgccGTACCTAAACTCCCCACCCTAATGCCTTACTCTTCCCCCGTCTCctgcttcctttctccccttccccaaccttccccactcttccccaccccttcccctcctttgccGTGTCCAACTTCCCCACCCAGTGCCTTCCCctacccttcgtctctctctctctctctctctctctctctctctctctctctctctctctctctctctctctctctctctctctctctctctctctctctctctccaacgatGTGGTATTTGTTGTCCTCTCTCctacccctctttttcctccttctccattccccacctcttccccacccaccccctcctctcccttcctcccctccttcgccGTACCTAACCTCTCTAaagctcttccccttccctcgacttccgctttcctcctctccccatttgATACAGCTGCTTGTctcttccccaaccttccccagcATTCCccactcatccctcctcctcccctttgtcGTACCTAACCTCCCCCTAATGCCTTACTCTTCCCCAgcctcctactttctctccttccccaacGTTCCCCTCCTTTCCCGTATCTAACCCTTCCCCacaatcccttcctcttcccctcccctccctcccctcacctccccaatgatgtggtgtgtggtgtcctttcctctctcctattccccttATGATGTGGGTTtagtttttttcctccccatctcttccccaaCTCCCTTCCCCaactcccttccccacctcttccccaaCTCCTTACTGTGTTTGATCTGTTCCCCTGCTTTGGTgtgtgtcttctttttttccctccttttcttcctcttcctcctcctcctcctcctcctcttacttctggGTTTATATTGCAGTCTGTTGGTTATGTTGTGgttaggttgtggtggtggtggtggtggatgggaagTTAAGGGGTTCACGGTATTTCTAAGGCCAAAGTAATATCTATTAAGGAATatctattagtgtgtgtgtgtgtgtgtgtgtgtgtgttgggggcggggcggggcggggtattGGGGCGGGGCGGACCGGCCGGCACCAGAACCGCGGGGGTGTCTGGGGCCGCTGAGATATGTGGGtgtaactctgtgtgtgtgtgtgtgtgtgtgtgtgtgtgtgtgtccctgcctaaccctctccccctcccccaggtgGAGTGATGGTGTGGAGGctgtagtggaggtgatggtggtgcaggGGCTGGTGTTCCGCGGCCGGGCTGACAACATGAGGGTGGAGGCCGGCGCCCTCACCCTCCCCctgccctccccgcccctccccccgcgCGCCTCCCGCCTCGTGTGCCtcgtcgccgccgccgtcgccttcCTCCTCGGCGTGGCCGTCGGCGTCACCCTCCCGCTGGTGCTGTCCACGCCGCCCCTGGCTCTGCCCGCCTCCCTGCAGCACCTCCAGTCCCTGCCCCTGCCCCAGCagttccagcagcagcagcagaagcagcagcagcaggtggagCACCCTTTTGAGGGCGTGATGGAGGGCGCCACCATCGTGGGCGAGGGTGGGCGCGGCATGGAGGCGCCGCTACACTCGTGGGCGGCCTCCGCGGCGGCCAGCAGCGTCAACACCAACAGCAGCGGCAGCTTCGTGCAGGACGACGCGGCCAACACCACTGCCGccactcccgccgccgccgccaccaccacggaGTGGGCGGGGTCGGAGCGCGACGCCCCGgacgtggaggcggcggcggcgctgCTGGTGGACGAGGTGTACTGGGGCGCCGCCGTGGAGGCCGCGCTGCCGCGGGGCTTCCCGGACCACGAGGTGACGGAGTGGCGCAAGTTCACGCGGCGGCAGGCCGTGGTGCGCCTGGAGGAGGGCTGCGGCCGCATGCAGAACAGGCTGGTGACCTTCGAGAACGGCACGCGGTCCTGCTGCCGCTACCGCCAGAACCACGACCAGATCCAGGGAGAGATCTTCAGCTTCTACCTGAGCCGCCTGCTCGGCCTGACCAACGTGCCGCCCTCCGCGCTGGGCGTGGTGCGCGCGGGGGCGTGGCAATGGTCGGGCGTAGGCAGCCAGCTGGCCCTGGCGCAGTGGGCGGAGGAGCGGCCCGTGGTGCTGACGCGCTTTGTGGAGGGCCTGGCGCCGGCCTTCATACCCGCCTCGCTGCGGCCCACCCGCCGCCGCCTGCACCCGCTGACGGTGGAGGAGCGCGACCCGCGGGACGTGGCGGCGCTGGCGGAGCTGGCGCAGTGGTCTGACCTCATCATCTTCGACTACCTCACCGCCAACCTGGACCGCGTGGTCAACAACCTCTACAACATGCAGTGGAACCCCAGCATGATGGAGGCGCCCGCGCACAACCTGGCCCGCCACGCGCCCTCCGGCCTGCTGGTCTTCCTGGACAACGAGTCG comes from Eriocheir sinensis breed Jianghai 21 chromosome 49, ASM2467909v1, whole genome shotgun sequence and encodes:
- the LOC126981854 gene encoding extracellular serine/threonine protein kinase four-jointed-like, which translates into the protein MVVQGLVFRGRADNMRVEAGALTLPLPSPPLPPRASRLVCLVAAAVAFLLGVAVGVTLPLVLSTPPLALPASLQHLQSLPLPQQFQQQQQKQQQQVEHPFEGVMEGATIVGEGGRGMEAPLHSWAASAAASSVNTNSSGSFVQDDAANTTAATPAAAATTTEWAGSERDAPDVEAAAALLVDEVYWGAAVEAALPRGFPDHEVTEWRKFTRRQAVVRLEEGCGRMQNRLVTFENGTRSCCRYRQNHDQIQGEIFSFYLSRLLGLTNVPPSALGVVRAGAWQWSGVGSQLALAQWAEERPVVLTRFVEGLAPAFIPASLRPTRRRLHPLTVEERDPRDVAALAELAQWSDLIIFDYLTANLDRVVNNLYNMQWNPSMMEAPAHNLARHAPSGLLVFLDNESGLLHGYRLLDKYEAFHASMLQALCVFRRSTADRVRQLVAHRDVGERLRKMYRRHEPELQDFLPPIPDKSVKILNERLINVHKQIAKCEKMYMNT